The Bordetella sp. FB-8 genome includes a window with the following:
- a CDS encoding flagellar hook capping FlgD N-terminal domain-containing protein encodes MTTTSAATSAGSVTSALNAADNVSSAQSIQNQFLTLLTTQLQNQDPTSPMDNMQLTSQLAQISTVEGISNLNTTLKSISSQMGLSQSISATSFIGKSVLVQGNSILLGTDSTTGTAVTTPFGINLSGAAADVKVNITNSSGALVKTVDLGSMNAGIYSYDWSGQTSGGAAAPNGSYSFNVTATDASGNAVTADPLTYGQVGSVAYGSNGPVLNLGTAGTTSLSGVYKVFSTINDSISV; translated from the coding sequence ATGACGACCACTTCAGCGGCGACCAGCGCCGGCAGCGTCACATCGGCGCTGAATGCGGCGGACAATGTCTCCAGTGCCCAAAGCATCCAAAACCAGTTTCTGACGCTGCTGACCACGCAGCTGCAGAACCAGGATCCCACCAGCCCGATGGACAATATGCAGCTGACCTCGCAGCTGGCACAGATTTCCACAGTCGAGGGCATCAGTAACCTGAACACGACGCTGAAGTCAATCAGCTCGCAGATGGGGCTGTCACAGTCGATCAGCGCGACCTCCTTCATCGGCAAGAGTGTGCTGGTGCAGGGAAATTCGATCCTGCTGGGCACGGACTCGACCACCGGCACTGCGGTGACCACGCCTTTCGGCATCAACCTGTCAGGCGCGGCCGCGGACGTGAAAGTCAATATCACCAATTCCAGCGGTGCTTTGGTCAAAACCGTGGACCTGGGTTCGATGAACGCGGGCATCTACAGCTATGACTGGAGTGGCCAGACCAGCGGTGGCGCCGCGGCCCCTAACGGTTCGTATTCCTTTAACGTCACAGCCACCGACGCCAGCGGCAACGCGGTCACGGCCGATCCGCTGACCTACGGCCAAGTCGGCAGCGTGGCCTATGGTTCCAACGGCCCGGTGCTGAACCTGGGTACGGCCGGCACGACTAGCCTATCGGGCGTGTACAAGGTCTTCTCAACTATCAACGACAGCATTTCGGTTTAA
- a CDS encoding flagellar hook protein FlgE translates to MGFGQGLSGLNAASQNLDVIGNDIANSQTVGYKGASIAFSDVYASSQVGLGVGVANVIQDYSSGNINTTGGLYDVAISGVGQGFFVVQNSSGNTYYTRNGQLNVDSNFNLVNASNGMKVMGYPANSTFTAASVGANLQPIKIPQGNMLPTASASVSVQTNLNANATPFGTNGVGSVMLTETAPTPTTSTAYYYKVSGTTTTLYTDAAATTAAAAGISFTDSAGGTYTTAAGGVLSSSIPNSVASAVPSTFSPNDSTTYTNAIPTTVYDSLGNSHQMIQYYVKSAASGGNSIYNVYYYLDGNAMTVGGVAGGAQALTFNSSGTLISPTSSVGVSYTFPAGTTSPAQPLAIAVNYGGGNVTQYGSSFSPHITADGNASGDYTGVTIASNGNLVASYSNGLTQVVGGIALARFNNPEGLSPGSGNVWSETQASGQATTGAPGTVGLASLKSQALEESNVNLSTALVNLIIAQRTYQANAQTIKAQDTVVQQLINMG, encoded by the coding sequence ATGGGCTTCGGACAAGGACTTAGCGGCCTGAATGCCGCGTCGCAAAACCTGGACGTGATCGGCAATGACATCGCCAACTCCCAGACGGTAGGCTACAAGGGCGCTTCGATTGCCTTTTCCGACGTTTATGCCTCCTCGCAGGTTGGCTTGGGGGTGGGGGTTGCCAACGTTATCCAGGACTATTCCTCGGGCAACATCAACACCACCGGTGGACTCTACGATGTCGCCATCAGCGGCGTCGGCCAAGGCTTCTTCGTCGTGCAAAATTCCAGCGGAAATACGTACTACACCCGCAACGGTCAATTGAACGTCGACAGCAATTTCAACCTGGTCAATGCCAGCAATGGCATGAAGGTCATGGGCTATCCGGCGAACAGCACATTTACCGCCGCCTCCGTGGGCGCAAACCTGCAGCCGATTAAGATTCCACAAGGCAATATGCTGCCCACGGCGAGCGCGTCGGTGAGCGTGCAGACCAACCTGAATGCCAATGCAACGCCATTTGGCACCAACGGCGTCGGCTCGGTTATGTTGACCGAAACCGCTCCTACACCTACTACGAGCACGGCCTATTACTACAAGGTCAGCGGAACCACCACCACGCTCTATACGGATGCCGCTGCCACCACGGCGGCAGCGGCGGGAATCTCGTTTACGGACTCTGCGGGCGGCACTTATACGACGGCTGCCGGGGGCGTGCTTTCCTCCTCGATTCCCAACAGTGTGGCGTCTGCGGTGCCCAGCACTTTCAGCCCGAACGATTCAACGACCTATACCAACGCGATTCCGACCACGGTGTACGATTCCCTGGGTAATTCGCACCAGATGATTCAGTATTACGTGAAATCGGCCGCGTCGGGCGGCAACAGCATCTACAACGTCTATTACTACCTGGACGGCAACGCGATGACCGTAGGCGGGGTCGCGGGTGGTGCCCAGGCTCTGACATTCAACTCGTCGGGCACGCTCATTAGCCCCACGTCGTCAGTTGGCGTCAGTTATACCTTTCCCGCCGGAACCACTTCGCCTGCGCAGCCGCTGGCAATCGCTGTCAATTATGGTGGTGGAAACGTTACGCAGTACGGCAGCAGCTTCAGCCCTCACATCACAGCGGACGGCAACGCCAGCGGGGATTACACGGGCGTCACGATCGCCTCCAATGGCAACCTGGTGGCCAGCTATTCCAACGGCTTGACCCAGGTGGTAGGCGGAATTGCGTTGGCGCGCTTTAACAATCCTGAAGGATTGTCGCCTGGAAGCGGTAACGTCTGGTCTGAAACTCAGGCTTCCGGTCAAGCCACGACGGGCGCCCCCGGCACCGTCGGCCTGGCATCGCTCAAGAGCCAAGCCCTGGAGGAATCCAACGTCAACCTGAGCACCGCGCTGGTCAATCTGATTATCGCGCAGCGCACCTACCAGGCCAACGCCCAGACGATCAAGGCGCAGGATACCGTGGTGCAGCAACTCATTAATATGGGCTGA
- the flgF gene encoding flagellar basal-body rod protein FlgF, with translation MDHIIYTAMSGANRITEQEASITNNLANANTPGFREQLSVYRSVPVYDNVSLPTRVTTVATTPTSNFQLGAIHETGRALDVAMNGKGWLAVQSSQGEAYTRNGDLQVGSNGLLQTSQGQPVLSDQGAPINVPDQASLTITSDGTITALGAGDTPDSLITLGRLKLVNPPEKQLTRGDDGLFRMPPQANGQAAAALPSDPALRVVSGALEGSNANPTAAMVGMIENSRRFEMQMQVISDAMTDADKANGILSIA, from the coding sequence ATGGACCACATCATCTATACGGCTATGAGCGGCGCCAATCGGATCACCGAGCAGGAGGCGTCGATCACCAACAATCTGGCCAACGCGAACACGCCGGGTTTTCGCGAACAGTTGTCCGTATACCGGTCGGTGCCGGTCTATGACAATGTGTCGCTGCCCACGCGAGTCACGACGGTGGCGACCACGCCGACCAGCAATTTTCAATTGGGCGCCATCCACGAGACGGGCCGCGCGCTGGATGTGGCGATGAACGGAAAAGGCTGGCTGGCCGTGCAGTCGTCGCAGGGGGAGGCCTATACCCGGAACGGCGACTTGCAGGTAGGCTCCAATGGCCTGCTGCAGACGTCGCAGGGTCAGCCGGTGCTGTCCGACCAGGGCGCGCCTATCAATGTGCCAGACCAGGCCTCCCTGACCATTACTTCGGACGGCACCATCACCGCGCTGGGGGCGGGGGACACGCCCGACAGTCTGATCACGTTAGGCCGCCTGAAGCTGGTCAATCCGCCGGAAAAGCAGTTGACGCGCGGCGACGATGGCCTGTTCCGCATGCCGCCGCAGGCCAACGGCCAGGCCGCCGCGGCGTTGCCGTCCGATCCGGCGCTGCGCGTGGTTTCGGGCGCTTTGGAAGGTAGCAATGCCAATCCGACCGCCGCCATGGTCGGAATGATCGAGAATTCACGCCGTTTCGAAATGCAGATGCAGGTCATCAGCGACGCGATGACGGATGCGGACAAGGCCAACGGTATTCTCTCGATCGCCTGA
- the flgG gene encoding flagellar basal-body rod protein FlgG: MMRSLWIAKTGLEGQQTALDTIANNLANVQTTGYKEERPVFQDLIYQTLRQPGAQVGASNQLPTGLQLGTGAQVAATEKIFTEGNLNNTGSDLNIAINGKGFLQVTMPDGTTAYTRDGTLEPDQNGQLTTASGYPLNPPITIPANALTMTIGNDGTVSVTQPGSTTSAQVGQIQLATFINPAGLQSMGQNLYLATDASGAANVLQPGIDGAGTISQQYLETSNVNVAEELVNMITTQRAYDMNSKAVTASDQMLQRLAQM; encoded by the coding sequence ATGATGCGTTCACTGTGGATAGCCAAAACCGGTCTGGAGGGGCAGCAAACTGCCCTGGATACGATCGCCAACAACCTGGCGAACGTCCAGACCACCGGCTACAAGGAAGAGCGGCCAGTCTTCCAGGATCTGATCTACCAGACGTTGCGCCAGCCGGGCGCCCAGGTGGGAGCGTCGAACCAATTGCCTACCGGCCTGCAGTTGGGTACCGGCGCTCAGGTCGCAGCGACGGAAAAAATTTTCACCGAAGGCAATCTGAACAATACCGGCAGCGACCTGAACATCGCCATCAATGGCAAGGGATTCCTGCAGGTGACCATGCCCGACGGAACCACGGCCTACACGCGCGACGGCACGCTGGAGCCGGACCAGAATGGCCAGCTAACCACCGCATCAGGCTATCCGCTGAATCCGCCCATAACCATTCCCGCCAACGCCCTGACGATGACCATCGGCAACGACGGCACCGTGTCGGTCACCCAGCCCGGTTCGACCACCAGCGCGCAGGTGGGGCAGATTCAACTGGCCACCTTCATCAATCCGGCCGGCTTGCAAAGCATGGGTCAGAATCTTTATCTGGCCACCGATGCATCAGGCGCGGCCAATGTGCTGCAGCCGGGTATCGACGGCGCCGGCACGATCTCCCAGCAGTACCTGGAAACTTCCAATGTCAATGTGGCCGAAGAATTGGTGAACATGATCACCACGCAGCGCGCTTACGATATGAATAGCAAGGCTGTTACGGCGTCCGACCAGATGCTGCAGCGTCTTGCGCAGATGTAA
- a CDS encoding flagellar basal body L-ring protein FlgH — MGGSTLGGPIVSMARFLAALVLLLLAGCGAIPPEPVVTGPTSALPPSRPMASTDTDGAIYQPTVYGSYPLFEDSRPRNVGDVVTVVLRENTAATKNVVTDANRTGSVTQGAVGTPGFLNGLANLTTGVATGTGSNSGTNAFQGKGDSSANNTVNGTITTTVIGVLPNGNLQVAGEKDIAINRGSEFVKFSGVVDPRLINGTTNSILSTQVADVRLEFRSKGVMDEVQTMGWLQRFFLLFSPY, encoded by the coding sequence ATGGGTGGTTCGACGTTGGGTGGTCCGATCGTGTCGATGGCGCGCTTTCTGGCGGCGCTTGTTTTGTTGTTGCTGGCCGGGTGCGGCGCCATTCCTCCCGAACCTGTCGTGACGGGGCCGACCTCGGCCTTGCCGCCTTCCCGGCCCATGGCGTCCACGGACACGGATGGTGCGATCTACCAGCCCACGGTCTACGGCAGCTACCCTCTGTTCGAGGATTCCAGGCCGCGCAATGTGGGCGATGTGGTGACGGTGGTGTTGCGAGAGAACACGGCGGCGACCAAGAACGTGGTTACCGATGCCAACCGCACCGGTTCGGTTACGCAGGGAGCGGTCGGCACGCCCGGCTTTCTGAACGGTCTGGCCAATCTTACGACCGGCGTGGCCACCGGGACGGGTTCCAATTCCGGAACGAACGCCTTCCAAGGCAAGGGCGACAGCAGTGCCAACAATACCGTCAACGGCACCATTACCACGACGGTAATTGGTGTGTTGCCCAATGGCAATCTGCAGGTCGCCGGAGAAAAGGATATCGCCATCAACCGCGGCAGCGAGTTCGTGAAATTTTCGGGCGTAGTCGATCCGCGTCTGATCAATGGCACCACCAATAGCATTTTGTCTACGCAAGTGGCCGATGTGCGACTCGAGTTCCGTAGCAAGGGTGTGATGGACGAAGTTCAGACCATGGGCTGGTTGCAGCGTTTCTTCTTGTTGTTCTCGCCGTATTGA
- a CDS encoding flagellar basal body P-ring protein FlgI — protein MLRRLCALALGATVLVSGTVDAERLQDLANLQGVRGNQLVGYGLVVGLDGTGDQVTQTPFTQQSLINMLSRLGVTVPASNMQLKNVAAAMVTATLPAFARPGQGIDVVVSAMGNAKSLRGGTLLMTPLKGADNQVYAIAQGNILIGGAGASAAGSSVQVNTLNGGRINDGATVERAVPTSIAQDGNIYFELHHTNFGTAENVAAAINRRYPGSASLVDGRVVRVRAPADPSQTPVFVASLEDLEITRAPARARVVINARTGSVVMNQNVTIDEVAVAHGNLSVSINQQNAVSQPNALAGGQTTPVQNASIQVSQGTGPIRRLNSSANLADVVRALNTLGATPQDLLAILQAMKAAGALRADLEII, from the coding sequence ATGCTGCGTCGTCTCTGCGCGCTTGCCCTGGGTGCGACGGTCTTGGTGTCGGGGACGGTTGATGCCGAACGCCTGCAGGATCTGGCCAATCTGCAGGGTGTGCGCGGCAACCAGTTGGTGGGATATGGCCTGGTGGTGGGGCTGGACGGTACCGGCGACCAGGTTACCCAAACGCCTTTCACCCAGCAAAGCCTGATCAATATGCTGTCGCGGCTGGGCGTGACCGTGCCAGCCAGCAATATGCAGCTCAAGAACGTGGCGGCTGCGATGGTGACTGCGACCCTGCCGGCTTTTGCCCGCCCTGGCCAGGGCATAGACGTGGTGGTTTCGGCCATGGGTAACGCCAAGAGCCTGCGCGGCGGAACGCTGCTGATGACGCCTCTGAAGGGCGCGGATAATCAGGTGTACGCGATCGCCCAGGGCAATATCCTCATAGGCGGCGCGGGCGCTTCGGCCGCGGGCTCCAGCGTGCAGGTCAACACGCTCAACGGGGGGCGCATCAACGACGGTGCGACCGTCGAACGCGCCGTACCCACCAGCATCGCGCAGGACGGCAATATCTACTTTGAGTTGCACCATACCAATTTCGGCACCGCCGAGAACGTGGCGGCGGCCATCAACCGGCGGTATCCGGGTTCGGCCAGCCTGGTGGACGGTCGGGTGGTGCGGGTGCGCGCGCCGGCCGATCCCTCCCAGACTCCCGTTTTTGTGGCGAGCCTGGAAGACCTGGAGATCACGCGCGCGCCGGCGCGGGCCAGGGTAGTCATCAATGCCCGGACGGGTTCGGTGGTGATGAACCAAAATGTAACAATAGACGAGGTGGCCGTGGCCCACGGCAACCTGTCGGTGTCGATCAACCAGCAAAATGCGGTATCGCAACCTAATGCATTGGCCGGCGGCCAGACTACGCCGGTGCAGAACGCGTCGATCCAGGTATCGCAGGGCACCGGCCCAATCAGGCGCCTGAACTCCAGCGCCAATCTGGCCGATGTTGTGCGCGCGCTCAATACGCTGGGCGCCACGCCGCAGGATCTGCTGGCCATCCTGCAGGCCATGAAGGCGGCCGGGGCACTGCGCGCCGACCTCGAGATCATCTGA
- the flgJ gene encoding flagellar assembly peptidoglycan hydrolase FlgJ: MSLADIFSRQSSDMGQQQTSIFDMGQLAQLKRAVEQTGAGDLQAKQKQVAKQFEALFLQMMIKQMRQSTPKNPLFHSQADDMWQSMADEQMGLNLAQSGGIGLAKSLLAEMQRQNPAAAQAANEVVDPSTMALVNASTPPVPLQSGRRLTDILAMLRANQGGDQSATVDEDGSSIDVAGFVARMSSAANAASQLSGVPASLILGQAALESGWGKRDILNTDGTSSHNLFGIKAGPNWKGKVVQATTTEYVDGVPRKMVQTFRSYDSYQEAFDDYAQFISNNPRYRHVTQAASDDDAAHRIQRAGYATDPNYASKLIRIMGQMRASILSGLPSGGSRP, encoded by the coding sequence ATGAGTCTGGCAGACATCTTTAGCCGCCAGTCGTCGGACATGGGGCAGCAACAGACATCCATCTTCGACATGGGCCAACTGGCCCAGCTCAAGCGCGCCGTGGAGCAGACCGGAGCCGGCGACCTTCAAGCCAAGCAGAAGCAGGTGGCCAAGCAGTTCGAGGCGCTGTTCCTGCAGATGATGATCAAGCAGATGCGTCAATCCACGCCGAAGAATCCGCTCTTTCATAGCCAGGCGGACGATATGTGGCAATCGATGGCCGACGAGCAGATGGGCTTGAACCTGGCCCAGTCCGGCGGTATCGGTCTGGCCAAGTCGCTTCTGGCCGAGATGCAGCGGCAAAATCCCGCGGCGGCGCAGGCGGCAAACGAGGTCGTCGATCCCAGCACGATGGCGCTGGTAAATGCGTCGACGCCGCCGGTGCCGCTGCAGTCCGGTCGCAGGCTTACCGATATCCTGGCCATGCTGCGCGCAAACCAGGGTGGTGATCAGAGCGCGACGGTCGATGAAGACGGATCCTCGATCGACGTGGCCGGTTTCGTGGCGCGCATGTCGTCCGCGGCCAACGCTGCCTCCCAACTGAGCGGCGTGCCCGCCAGTCTGATCCTGGGCCAGGCGGCGCTGGAGTCCGGCTGGGGCAAGCGCGATATCTTGAATACGGACGGTACGTCCAGCCACAATCTGTTTGGAATCAAGGCCGGCCCCAACTGGAAGGGCAAGGTGGTTCAGGCTACCACCACCGAGTACGTCGACGGCGTACCGCGGAAAATGGTGCAGACTTTCCGCTCCTACGACTCGTACCAGGAAGCCTTCGATGACTACGCTCAATTCATCAGCAACAATCCGCGCTACCGCCATGTAACGCAGGCAGCCAGCGACGACGATGCCGCGCACCGCATTCAGCGGGCAGGCTACGCCACAGACCCGAACTATGCCAGCAAGCTCATCCGCATCATGGGTCAGATGCGGGCCTCGATACTTTCGGGTTTGCCTTCTGGCGGGTCAAGGCCTTGA
- the flgK gene encoding flagellar hook-associated protein FlgK: MSLYSLSLSGLNTAQTGLEVTSHNIDNSATPGYDRQVVVQQTAGALATGSGYIGMGVNITTIQRQYDSFLSTQLMNSQSLASQYNTQYTQLSQIDGLLATSTTSTSATLTSGIQPALTNLFSSLNAAASDPSNAANRQDMVGKTSSLVAQVNLVDQQMQNQRQGINTQLGTTVKQINSDLGTINQLNQQISAAYGQSGGQPPNDMLDERDKAISDLGQLIGIQTYTQSNTNTVSISLAGGQPLLSGTTEYKLSAATSSSDPTAQSLYYSIPGPNGSQTQVELKDSQVTGGSVGGLMAFRQQLNAIQNQLGQFAVGLAMTMNGQQEQGLDLNGNPGSNIFSLGSSNIVAGANSGSASLNMTAQSGKYSISYDGTSYAVKDPSGSAVTVATTTDSSGNTVLNFNGFSVTVTGGNDPRATATSPDSWTMQPFGMTTPTVTASSTNGQQNISYNIAYTGGTWQVTGPSGAVASTTTVNGDGTTTLAFDGFKVTAGAGTVTSGDSWTFQSSGTGSSITAAATNSTTDPSLTASSTTASAPTLTANVLGNGDYKVTYNGTAYTVNDPSGNAVTNATGGTAFTPNAQGDIVFHGMVIKVSGNAASGDSWQIDPDGMAQVPAISNTHNTSTASLSASYVDASKLQSSDYSIVYSGGTSYQVTRESDGTLMNLSPNSQGNLVFDGLSVSTTGTPAAGDKWELQPTRNAAGLLTSTLSSPSQLALADAVGGTTNGNNGLAMAKLQTAAVLNNGTVSLNGLYAQLVNNVGVQTQQLNSSLTAQNALVTQQTSAVSSVSGVNLNEEYVNLTQYQQQYQASAKILDVASTIFNAILGAVG; encoded by the coding sequence ATGAGTCTGTACAGCCTGTCACTTTCCGGTCTGAACACCGCCCAGACCGGCCTGGAAGTCACCAGCCACAATATCGACAACTCGGCCACCCCGGGCTACGACCGGCAGGTCGTGGTTCAGCAGACCGCGGGCGCGCTCGCCACGGGTTCCGGCTATATTGGCATGGGCGTGAATATCACCACCATCCAGCGCCAGTACGACAGTTTTCTGTCCACCCAGCTGATGAATTCGCAAAGCCTGGCCTCGCAGTACAACACCCAGTACACCCAGCTTTCGCAGATCGACGGCCTGTTGGCTACGAGCACGACCAGCACTTCGGCGACGCTGACTTCCGGTATCCAGCCGGCGCTGACAAATCTCTTCTCCAGCCTGAATGCGGCCGCGAGCGATCCGTCCAACGCGGCAAATCGCCAGGACATGGTGGGCAAGACTAGCAGCCTGGTGGCGCAGGTCAATCTGGTCGACCAGCAGATGCAGAACCAGCGCCAAGGCATCAACACGCAGTTGGGCACGACGGTCAAGCAGATCAACAGCGATCTTGGCACCATCAATCAGTTGAACCAGCAGATATCCGCGGCCTATGGTCAGTCTGGGGGGCAGCCGCCCAACGACATGCTCGACGAGCGAGATAAGGCGATATCCGATCTGGGCCAACTCATCGGGATACAGACCTATACGCAGAGCAACACCAACACGGTCAGTATTTCGCTGGCTGGCGGGCAGCCCCTGCTTTCCGGTACGACCGAATACAAGCTGTCGGCGGCGACTTCTTCGTCCGATCCGACCGCCCAGTCGCTGTACTACAGCATCCCGGGTCCTAACGGCAGTCAGACTCAAGTAGAACTGAAGGACAGCCAGGTCACGGGCGGCTCGGTAGGCGGCTTGATGGCTTTCCGCCAGCAACTGAACGCCATACAAAACCAGCTCGGACAGTTCGCGGTTGGCCTGGCCATGACGATGAACGGCCAGCAGGAGCAGGGCCTGGATTTGAACGGCAACCCTGGTTCCAATATTTTCAGTCTGGGCTCGTCCAATATCGTCGCCGGCGCCAATAGCGGCTCGGCCAGTTTGAACATGACGGCTCAGAGTGGGAAATACAGCATCAGCTACGACGGGACCAGCTACGCCGTCAAGGATCCGAGCGGCAGCGCGGTAACGGTGGCCACGACGACCGACAGCAGCGGCAATACGGTGCTGAACTTCAACGGCTTCAGCGTTACCGTGACCGGCGGCAACGATCCGCGTGCGACAGCTACTAGCCCCGATTCGTGGACCATGCAGCCTTTCGGTATGACCACGCCCACGGTCACGGCCAGTTCGACCAACGGTCAGCAAAACATAAGCTACAACATCGCCTACACCGGCGGCACATGGCAGGTGACGGGCCCGTCCGGTGCGGTAGCATCCACGACGACCGTGAACGGCGACGGCACGACCACGCTGGCTTTCGACGGCTTCAAGGTCACCGCCGGGGCCGGTACGGTCACCTCGGGCGATTCCTGGACCTTCCAGTCCAGCGGTACAGGCTCGTCGATTACGGCAGCGGCGACCAACTCGACCACCGATCCTTCGCTGACCGCCAGCTCGACAACCGCCAGCGCTCCGACATTGACGGCCAACGTCTTGGGCAACGGCGACTACAAAGTCACCTATAACGGCACCGCCTATACGGTAAACGACCCTAGCGGCAATGCGGTGACCAATGCGACGGGTGGTACGGCGTTCACCCCTAATGCCCAGGGCGACATTGTCTTTCACGGTATGGTGATCAAGGTCAGCGGCAATGCCGCCAGCGGTGACTCCTGGCAGATAGATCCTGATGGCATGGCTCAGGTTCCAGCCATCAGCAACACGCATAACACGAGCACGGCGAGTCTTTCAGCCAGCTATGTCGATGCCAGTAAACTTCAGTCTAGCGATTACAGCATCGTCTACAGCGGCGGCACCAGTTACCAGGTGACGCGCGAATCCGACGGGACGCTGATGAATCTGTCGCCGAATTCGCAAGGCAATCTGGTTTTTGACGGCCTGAGTGTCTCGACTACCGGAACTCCCGCTGCTGGCGACAAGTGGGAACTACAGCCCACGCGTAACGCTGCCGGTCTGTTGACCTCGACACTGAGTAGTCCCAGCCAACTGGCATTGGCCGATGCAGTCGGCGGCACGACCAACGGCAACAACGGCTTGGCCATGGCCAAGCTGCAGACGGCCGCCGTGCTGAACAACGGCACCGTGAGCCTGAACGGTCTGTATGCGCAGTTGGTCAACAATGTTGGTGTCCAGACGCAGCAATTGAATTCGTCCTTGACAGCGCAGAATGCGCTGGTCACACAGCAAACCTCTGCGGTGTCGTCGGTGTCGGGCGTGAATCTGAACGAAGAGTATGTGAATCTGACCCAATACCAGCAGCAATACCAGGCCAGTGCCAAGATCCTGGATGTGGCGAGCACGATTTTTAACGCGATCCTGGGCGCGGTCGGCTGA
- the flgL gene encoding flagellar hook-associated protein FlgL: MVTRISTSQFYQNSLNGILNQQSELTQVQSQLSSGLAVQTPSDNPLAAAQAVVLSQDATMNSTFASNQDQVTNSLGAEENALNSVTTTMQSVLQNVIAAGDSTLGDSNRQSIVTALTNLRSQLVSLANTTDSNGQYVFSGYQGATQPYQLNSATGVVTYQGDQGQRNIQVSQSLQVAGSDVGTDVFNRVTPGTQAYITQAGSSNTGTGIFVPASVSVPSSTNNVGKNFTVTFSAGTGANAGQLGYTVSMIDPGNPSGPATTTSWQAYTSGATISMPGGGVSFSVSGAPQAGDTFTLDTPKNGVGSNMDMFQTLNNLINVLSVPSNNNAVAAAAITNSLASANKQIQLNYDNVQTVITSIGARMNEVDALGNTGTQLGLSDTQQLGNLLDVNMYSATSSLQLRQVALQAAIQSFSVVQNANLFSMNAG, translated from the coding sequence ATGGTGACACGCATCAGCACCTCGCAGTTCTACCAGAACTCTCTGAACGGCATTCTGAACCAGCAGTCTGAGCTGACACAGGTGCAAAGCCAGCTTTCGTCCGGCTTGGCGGTGCAGACGCCGTCCGACAATCCCCTGGCTGCGGCGCAGGCGGTGGTTCTGTCGCAAGACGCCACGATGAATTCCACCTTTGCGTCGAACCAGGATCAAGTCACCAATTCGCTGGGGGCGGAGGAAAATGCCCTGAACTCGGTGACGACGACTATGCAGAGCGTGCTGCAAAACGTCATCGCAGCGGGAGACTCCACGTTGGGGGACTCCAATCGCCAGTCCATTGTGACCGCGCTGACCAACCTGCGCAGCCAACTGGTCTCCTTGGCCAATACCACCGACAGCAACGGTCAGTATGTCTTCTCGGGATACCAGGGCGCAACTCAGCCATATCAACTGAATTCGGCGACGGGCGTTGTGACCTATCAGGGCGACCAAGGCCAGCGCAATATTCAGGTGTCGCAATCATTGCAAGTGGCCGGCAGCGATGTGGGCACGGATGTATTCAATCGCGTTACACCTGGCACGCAGGCCTATATCACGCAGGCCGGTAGCAGCAACACGGGTACCGGCATCTTCGTGCCGGCCTCGGTCAGCGTTCCTTCGTCGACCAACAATGTAGGCAAGAACTTTACGGTCACGTTCAGCGCCGGTACCGGCGCCAATGCCGGCCAACTGGGCTATACGGTCAGCATGATTGATCCGGGCAATCCCAGCGGTCCGGCGACGACGACGAGCTGGCAGGCCTATACTAGTGGCGCCACGATTTCGATGCCGGGTGGTGGCGTCTCATTCTCAGTCTCGGGAGCACCGCAGGCGGGGGATACGTTTACGCTGGATACGCCCAAGAACGGGGTGGGTTCGAACATGGATATGTTCCAGACCCTGAACAACCTGATCAATGTGCTGAGTGTGCCGTCCAACAATAACGCGGTTGCCGCGGCGGCGATTACCAATTCACTAGCGTCGGCTAATAAACAGATCCAGCTGAACTACGACAACGTGCAGACGGTCATCACCTCAATCGGTGCACGCATGAACGAGGTCGATGCGTTGGGCAACACGGGCACGCAACTGGGCCTGTCCGATACCCAGCAACTGGGCAATTTGCTGGATGTGAATATGTATTCGGCCACCAGCAGCCTGCAATTGCGCCAGGTGGCCCTGCAGGCGGCAATTCAGTCGTTCTCGGTGGTTCAGAATGCCAATTTGTTTAGCATGAATGCCGGCTAA